In Acidobacteriota bacterium, a single window of DNA contains:
- a CDS encoding NAD(P) transhydrogenase subunit alpha, producing the protein MPEGFVSNLYVFVLAGFLGFEVIRRVSPLLHTPLMALTNALDAIVVVAAIIIAGREGTVLTEILGAIAVAAAFSNMVGGFLITDRMLRMFKLSGRKKQ; encoded by the coding sequence GTGCCAGAAGGTTTTGTTTCAAACTTGTATGTTTTTGTGCTGGCGGGCTTTCTCGGATTTGAAGTCATCCGCCGGGTCTCGCCGCTGCTTCACACCCCGTTGATGGCTTTGACCAACGCTTTGGACGCGATTGTGGTGGTGGCAGCCATCATCATCGCCGGACGCGAGGGAACGGTGCTTACCGAGATTCTGGGAGCGATTGCAGTCGCCGCCGCCTTCAGCAACATGGTGGGCGGCTTCCTGATCACTGACCGCATGCTGCGGATGTTCAAATTGAGTGGGCGCAAAAAACAATGA
- a CDS encoding NAD(P)(+) transhydrogenase (Re/Si-specific) subunit beta: MSQITVQYLTDFSYIIAIAFFILSLKWLSSPATARRGVLVGEIGAAMAVVTTFFNPDLVRFKWILIALLIGVIIGIPLGMVHMTAVPQRTAMSHAFGALAAALIGIAEYYMRIPHINKFEMTEIAMEVIIGSLSFTGSLIAAGKLQEWLPQRPIVYKGQNIVSLSVLGAAVLTALVLIFNPIAPYFFPAMVIISLLFGVMLVTPIGGADMPTVIALLNSYVGLTAALLGFVLNSKVLVVAGALDGSSGFILAVIMCKAMNRSFTNVMFGAFGQLQSSAKVEEGERVVHTASPEEAAAILAAANTVLVVPGYGMAVAQAQHKVRELYDALTKKGVDVKFGIHPVAGRMPGHMNVLLAEADVPYDRLIEMDTANSEMPQTDVALVIGANDVTNPAAKTDQGSPIYGMPIIEVNGARTVMVIKRSLNPGFAGIDNPLYYMDNTLMLFGDAKVFVSGIVKELAGGGE; this comes from the coding sequence ATGAGCCAGATCACAGTGCAATACCTCACCGACTTCTCGTATATTATCGCCATCGCCTTCTTCATCCTGTCGCTGAAGTGGCTGAGTTCGCCTGCTACGGCGCGCCGCGGGGTCCTTGTGGGTGAGATTGGCGCGGCCATGGCGGTGGTCACCACTTTTTTCAACCCCGACCTTGTCCGCTTCAAGTGGATCCTGATCGCGCTGCTGATTGGAGTGATCATCGGCATTCCACTGGGCATGGTGCACATGACGGCCGTGCCGCAGCGGACAGCCATGAGCCACGCCTTCGGCGCCCTGGCCGCGGCCCTGATCGGGATTGCCGAATATTATATGCGCATCCCGCATATTAACAAGTTCGAGATGACCGAGATTGCGATGGAAGTCATCATCGGCTCACTCAGTTTTACCGGCAGTTTGATTGCGGCCGGCAAATTGCAGGAATGGCTCCCGCAGCGCCCCATTGTCTACAAAGGCCAGAATATCGTCAGCCTGTCCGTGCTGGGCGCAGCGGTCCTGACGGCCCTGGTCCTCATTTTCAATCCCATTGCTCCCTATTTCTTCCCCGCCATGGTGATTATTTCGCTGCTATTTGGCGTGATGCTGGTGACGCCGATCGGCGGCGCCGATATGCCGACGGTCATTGCGCTGTTGAACTCCTACGTCGGTCTCACTGCCGCCCTGCTCGGCTTTGTGCTCAACTCCAAGGTGCTGGTAGTGGCCGGAGCGCTCGATGGTTCTTCCGGTTTCATTCTGGCCGTGATTATGTGCAAGGCCATGAACCGTTCCTTCACAAACGTCATGTTCGGGGCCTTCGGCCAGCTTCAGTCCTCGGCCAAGGTCGAGGAGGGAGAGCGGGTTGTGCACACCGCCTCGCCGGAGGAGGCTGCCGCCATTCTCGCCGCGGCGAACACCGTGCTGGTTGTACCCGGTTACGGGATGGCTGTTGCCCAGGCCCAGCATAAAGTGAGGGAGCTGTACGATGCGCTTACAAAGAAAGGCGTGGATGTGAAGTTTGGCATCCACCCGGTTGCGGGGCGCATGCCGGGCCACATGAACGTCCTTCTTGCCGAGGCCGACGTGCCCTATGACAGGCTCATCGAGATGGACACGGCCAACAGCGAAATGCCCCAGACCGATGTGGCGCTGGTGATCGGCGCCAACGATGTTACCAACCCTGCCGCCAAGACTGACCAGGGCAGCCCGATTTATGGCATGCCGATTATCGAGGTCAATGGCGCCCGGACGGTAATGGTGATCAAGCGCAGCCTGAATCCCGGCTTTGCAGGCATCGATAACCCTCTTTATTACATGGATAACACCCTGATGCTCTTTGGCGATGCCAAGGTGTTCGTCAGCGGCATCGTCAAGGAACTGGCAGGAGGCGGCGAGTAA
- a CDS encoding arginine decarboxylase, pyruvoyl-dependent, which yields MFVPKRMFLTKGVGKHREKLTSFELALRSAGIAACNLVRVSSIFPPRCKMVPRAEGTKELHPGQVTFVVISENSTREPHRLIAASIGVAMPADRDTYGYLSEHHSFGQTEQVAGEYAEELAAEMLATTLGLEFDPDQSWDEKKEIYRISNKIVRTSEITQSAIGDKRGLWTTVLSAAVLLGVED from the coding sequence ATGTTTGTTCCAAAGAGAATGTTTCTGACCAAAGGGGTCGGCAAGCACCGGGAAAAGCTCACAAGCTTTGAGCTGGCGCTTCGGTCCGCCGGGATCGCGGCCTGCAATCTGGTCAGGGTTTCCAGCATTTTCCCGCCTCGCTGCAAAATGGTCCCGCGAGCTGAAGGCACCAAGGAGCTGCATCCCGGCCAGGTTACATTCGTGGTGATCAGTGAAAATTCCACGCGCGAGCCTCACCGGCTGATCGCCGCATCCATCGGCGTGGCGATGCCGGCTGACCGCGACACCTACGGCTACCTTTCCGAGCACCATTCCTTTGGCCAGACCGAACAGGTTGCCGGGGAATACGCCGAAGAGTTGGCCGCCGAGATGCTGGCCACTACTCTGGGCCTGGAATTCGATCCGGACCAGAGCTGGGACGAGAAGAAGGAAATTTACCGCATCTCGAATAAGATTGTTAGAACGTCGGAAATTACCCAATCGGCGATCGGGGACAAGCGGGGGCTTTGGACCACGGTTTTGTCGGCGGCCGTTCTGCTGGGTGTTGAAGATTGA
- a CDS encoding deoxyhypusine synthase (transforms a conserved lysine residue of initiation factor 5A into deoxyhypusine), with translation MRKREILTVPTRPLEIDRKKNVASLLEKMQGISFQGRNLGTAFQVWKRMLGDRVMIMMGMSGAMVPAGMRRLVVYMIRNRLIDCLVSTGANFFHDIHETFGQLHYQCSPNIDDVHLQKNLIDRMYDTLADEEEFRKEDEFIGRFAATLDQSRPYTTREFLFLLGKEISKFAKEDGIVTAAYKARVPLYCPAIGDSSIGIGIAENRHLGKNQFAFDVIGDVLETAHLAGDSPASGVIYFGGGTPKNFVQQSEVTATFFRQATEGHKYAIQVVTDAPHWGGLSGCTFEEAQSWGKIAHDASMATCNCDSTIAMPILVTAMSEERELIKKRKKPLFEMGRELKFSFPK, from the coding sequence ATGCGTAAACGTGAGATCCTGACGGTCCCAACTCGTCCTCTGGAAATCGACCGGAAGAAGAATGTAGCGTCGCTGCTGGAGAAGATGCAAGGCATCTCTTTCCAGGGGCGAAACCTCGGCACTGCCTTCCAGGTTTGGAAACGCATGCTTGGCGACCGCGTCATGATCATGATGGGAATGTCAGGGGCGATGGTTCCGGCCGGCATGCGGCGCCTGGTGGTCTACATGATCAGGAACCGCCTGATCGACTGCCTCGTCTCGACGGGAGCCAATTTCTTCCATGATATTCATGAAACGTTCGGCCAACTCCATTACCAGTGCTCTCCAAACATTGACGACGTGCACCTTCAGAAAAACCTGATTGACCGCATGTACGATACGCTGGCCGACGAAGAGGAGTTCCGCAAAGAGGATGAATTTATCGGCCGGTTCGCCGCCACGCTCGACCAGTCGCGCCCCTACACCACGCGCGAATTCCTGTTTCTTCTGGGCAAAGAAATTTCAAAATTCGCAAAAGAAGACGGGATCGTGACCGCCGCCTACAAAGCGCGCGTCCCACTCTACTGCCCCGCTATTGGGGATTCTTCAATCGGAATCGGGATCGCTGAAAACCGGCACCTCGGGAAAAACCAGTTTGCTTTCGATGTGATCGGAGACGTCCTGGAAACTGCGCATCTGGCCGGCGACTCGCCCGCCAGTGGAGTGATCTATTTTGGTGGTGGAACGCCCAAAAATTTTGTGCAGCAAAGCGAGGTGACGGCAACCTTCTTCCGGCAGGCGACAGAAGGGCACAAGTACGCGATCCAAGTGGTGACTGACGCGCCCCATTGGGGCGGACTTTCCGGCTGCACCTTCGAAGAAGCCCAGAGCTGGGGAAAAATTGCTCATGACGCCAGCATGGCTACCTGCAATTGCGATTCGACGATCGCCATGCCAATCCTCGTCACGGCGATGTCAGAGGAACGGGAGCTGATCAAGAAACGAAAGAAGCCCCTCTTTGAAATGGGCAGGGAACTGAAATTTTCCTTCCCGAAATGA
- a CDS encoding Gfo/Idh/MocA family oxidoreductase yields the protein MKNMQEVTRRDFLKTAALVAAAGSAKPMTAAPAILSSPNPGSIVHYGFIGTGTEGCDLLKRLATIPEGRCIATCDIYAPNLKRGVETIGSNPQTYTGSPTEYRRMLERKDMDAVLIATPLNEHAQMVIDALNAGKHVFVEKTMYFKEEEGEQIRKAAEANSRQVLQIGLQRRSSVLYNVAVQMIRKGALGKVMFVRTQWHRNNNWRRPVRDSRFERLINWRMYRQYSGGLIAELASHQVDIANWAFDAEPLSVMGAGGIDYWKDGREVCDNVELIYQYPGGRKMTFTSILYNAHLGFDEQIMGDHGTLIITIGKGMYYREAAAKATNGKTKENWWAGATVTEQALEKGIPLFPEQAQSAPQGFLDREVLYAKRWLASMGIYEYEEPHEPYWMELSNFMASIRDGKPNACGIDIGMADARAVIYGNRTVDTGAPVYWPKKGA from the coding sequence ATGAAGAACATGCAGGAAGTCACACGAAGGGACTTTTTGAAGACTGCGGCGCTGGTGGCAGCGGCCGGCAGCGCAAAACCGATGACCGCGGCGCCGGCGATCTTAAGCAGTCCTAATCCGGGGAGTATTGTTCATTACGGCTTTATCGGGACCGGCACGGAGGGATGTGATCTCCTGAAGCGTCTGGCGACTATTCCGGAGGGCCGTTGCATTGCTACTTGCGATATTTATGCGCCCAACCTGAAGCGCGGGGTTGAAACCATCGGTTCGAACCCCCAGACCTATACCGGCAGCCCCACCGAATATCGCCGGATGCTTGAGCGGAAGGATATGGACGCTGTGCTGATTGCAACACCGCTCAACGAGCACGCGCAAATGGTGATCGATGCCCTCAATGCGGGCAAACACGTTTTTGTTGAGAAAACGATGTACTTTAAGGAGGAAGAAGGCGAGCAGATCAGGAAGGCAGCCGAAGCCAACTCCAGACAGGTCCTCCAGATCGGCTTGCAGCGCCGCTCGAGCGTGCTTTACAACGTTGCCGTCCAGATGATCCGCAAGGGCGCTCTGGGGAAGGTGATGTTTGTGCGGACGCAGTGGCACCGCAATAACAACTGGCGCCGGCCGGTCCGTGATTCCAGGTTTGAGCGTCTGATCAACTGGCGGATGTACAGGCAATATTCCGGCGGTCTGATCGCGGAACTGGCGTCTCACCAGGTGGACATCGCCAACTGGGCTTTTGACGCGGAGCCACTCTCGGTGATGGGTGCGGGCGGAATCGACTATTGGAAAGACGGACGCGAGGTCTGTGACAATGTTGAGCTCATTTACCAATATCCTGGCGGGCGGAAAATGACCTTCACTTCCATTCTTTACAACGCCCACCTGGGCTTCGACGAGCAGATCATGGGCGATCATGGGACGTTGATCATTACCATTGGCAAAGGAATGTATTACCGTGAAGCGGCAGCCAAAGCGACGAACGGGAAAACCAAGGAGAACTGGTGGGCCGGCGCGACGGTGACAGAGCAGGCTTTGGAGAAAGGTATCCCGCTGTTTCCGGAACAAGCCCAATCCGCTCCGCAAGGTTTCCTTGACCGTGAAGTCCTCTATGCGAAACGGTGGCTTGCTTCCATGGGTATTTATGAGTACGAGGAGCCGCACGAACCGTATTGGATGGAACTCTCCAACTTTATGGCAAGCATTCGAGACGGGAAACCGAATGCCTGCGGCATTGACATTGGTATGGCGGACGCCCGGGCAGTGATCTATGGCAACCGCACTGTTGACACCGGGGCCCCAGTCTATTGGCCGAAGAAAGGGGCGTAA
- a CDS encoding FAD:protein FMN transferase, whose translation MDTLPITGLALHQSGRSDCHPLTASTAGRSCFSLLARWLAALSFLFLLLHVASPRLRAADSLVRFEASHRAMGTVFTVVVYGSNSDYLEEVTNQVFQEIDRLDDQMSNYKPESELSSINREAARHAVVVEPGLFNLIRDSLEYSSESGGDFDITVGPLMKSWGFFRGQGRLPSKSELAQVRKRIGYQHVKLDASARTIRFDMPGIEIDLGAIAKGYSVDRAVEILRDNGIEAALISSGTSSIYALGSPPGEHGWQISVRDPLDETKAACVLKLQDLSLSVSGSYEKFFKVGGKTYAHIMDPHTGMPVVNMLSTTVVSPSATDSDALSTSFFVEGPDAARHYLDHHPNLTAVFFLPGQGRHAFERVDLKSSLTKLPADAFVSMECH comes from the coding sequence ATGGATACTTTGCCCATCACAGGGTTGGCGCTTCACCAGTCTGGCCGCTCGGATTGCCATCCCCTCACAGCCAGCACCGCCGGCCGTTCTTGTTTCTCCCTTCTGGCACGGTGGCTGGCGGCGCTTTCCTTCCTATTCCTGTTGCTTCATGTGGCGAGCCCACGGTTGCGAGCGGCGGATTCGCTGGTCCGGTTCGAGGCCTCGCATCGTGCGATGGGCACGGTTTTCACCGTCGTCGTGTACGGGTCCAACAGTGATTATCTTGAGGAGGTAACCAATCAGGTCTTCCAGGAAATCGACCGGCTGGACGACCAGATGAGCAATTACAAACCGGAGAGCGAACTCTCTTCAATCAATCGTGAAGCCGCCCGGCATGCCGTGGTTGTGGAACCTGGGTTGTTCAATCTGATCCGGGACTCGCTCGAGTACAGCAGTGAAAGCGGAGGCGATTTTGACATCACCGTCGGGCCTCTGATGAAGTCCTGGGGATTCTTTCGAGGGCAGGGGCGTCTGCCGTCAAAGTCTGAGCTGGCGCAGGTGCGTAAGAGAATCGGCTACCAGCACGTCAAGCTGGATGCCTCGGCCCGCACCATCCGGTTTGACATGCCTGGAATCGAAATTGACCTGGGAGCAATTGCGAAAGGATATTCCGTTGACCGCGCTGTAGAAATCCTGCGCGACAATGGCATCGAGGCGGCGTTGATTTCAAGCGGTACCAGCAGCATCTATGCCCTGGGATCTCCACCCGGCGAACACGGATGGCAGATCTCCGTGCGCGACCCGCTGGACGAAACCAAAGCCGCGTGCGTACTGAAGCTTCAGGACCTTTCGCTGTCAGTTTCCGGAAGCTACGAGAAATTCTTCAAGGTGGGCGGCAAGACCTATGCTCACATTATGGACCCGCACACCGGCATGCCCGTTGTAAACATGTTGTCAACCACCGTCGTGTCGCCTTCAGCGACTGACAGCGATGCCTTGTCCACTTCCTTTTTTGTTGAAGGTCCCGATGCCGCACGCCATTATCTGGACCATCATCCCAACCTGACTGCGGTTTTCTTTCTGCCCGGACAGGGACGGCATGCCTTTGAGCGGGTTGATCTGAAGTCGAGCCTCACAAAACTCCCCGCCGATGCCTTTGTCAGCATGGAATGCCACTGA
- a CDS encoding YvcK family protein, producing MRVVAIGGGTGLAVLLRGLKQWVSPETSPGRRSITQLTAVVTVTDEGGSSGRLRRDFGMLPPGDIRNCLVALAEDEKVLTRLFNYRFSAGKGLRGHSLGNLFLTALTNLTGDFSMAVRLASEVLAVRGDIFPATLADVRLSARLVDGRRAQGESQIHGTRVPIRKLSIVPARCRPMPETLKALAEADLITLGPGSLYTSLLPNLLVSRIAERIRRSKATRVYIGNLMTQPGETRGYSAAEHLEAIMQHVGRNIFDFAVLNSRPFPLSMRKRYAADQAEPVANDLANVRALGVVPVSLPLLQAEDGIARHDADRLSRVLLDLARPQRSRPERSV from the coding sequence ATGAGGGTTGTCGCTATCGGGGGCGGCACCGGTCTGGCCGTCCTGCTGCGCGGTTTAAAGCAGTGGGTCAGCCCTGAGACCTCTCCGGGACGCCGCTCAATAACGCAGTTGACGGCTGTCGTCACTGTAACAGATGAAGGCGGGAGTTCAGGACGCCTGCGGCGTGACTTTGGCATGTTGCCGCCGGGCGACATTCGCAACTGCCTTGTGGCATTAGCCGAGGACGAGAAAGTCCTCACCCGGTTGTTCAATTATCGTTTTTCGGCGGGGAAGGGCCTTCGTGGGCATAGCCTCGGCAACCTGTTTCTCACTGCGCTGACCAACCTGACAGGTGATTTTTCAATGGCGGTCAGGCTGGCCAGCGAAGTGCTTGCCGTCCGCGGCGATATTTTCCCCGCCACTCTTGCAGACGTCCGCCTCAGCGCCCGGCTTGTTGACGGCCGGCGCGCGCAGGGAGAATCGCAAATTCATGGGACGCGGGTGCCCATCCGCAAGCTTTCAATTGTGCCGGCCCGCTGCCGCCCCATGCCCGAGACCCTCAAGGCCCTTGCGGAAGCCGATTTAATCACGCTGGGGCCGGGTTCACTGTACACATCGCTCCTGCCCAACCTGCTGGTTTCCCGCATCGCGGAGCGGATAAGGCGTTCAAAAGCTACCAGGGTTTACATTGGCAACCTGATGACGCAACCTGGAGAGACGCGGGGTTACAGCGCCGCAGAACATCTCGAGGCGATCATGCAGCATGTTGGGAGGAACATTTTTGATTTTGCTGTTCTGAACAGCCGGCCGTTCCCGCTTTCGATGCGGAAGCGTTATGCGGCCGACCAGGCTGAGCCCGTCGCCAATGACCTTGCGAACGTCCGTGCCCTCGGGGTTGTTCCGGTCTCGTTGCCGCTGCTTCAGGCCGAGGACGGGATTGCGCGCCACGACGCGGACCGGCTCTCGCGCGTGCTGCTGGATCTTGCCAGGCCGCAGAGATCGCGCCCTGAACGCTCTGTGTGA
- a CDS encoding tetratricopeptide repeat protein produces MTRRSVWLVPAIVLFCPVFATNLAARSEPGTWVEVRSPHFAVITNAGEKPGRQVGGRFEQIRAVFQMTFPTLKVDPDVPIVVLAVKSHKDFLALGPESWSQKGELKRAGYFLKSQDVNYVLLSLDAEDENPYHLLFHEYAHLLLHQGIPMIPLWLDEGIAEYYGNTEIHSKEILLGVPSTEHIRMLRENRQLPLRTLFAVGPDSPYYNEQNKGSMFYAESWALAHYLMTKSFQEKKSLLDPYLAEIGRGTDSVTAAAHALGNPDDLERELASYIQKSSFVLLKEQGATRVDPNSFTVRVMSQAESEAVRGDLLARNRRYADAQAMLQDALRQDPKNVESMVSLGLLEFQQGHRTEAQKWFARAVPLNSKNVLANYYYAWMAMNSHNLDEATSAQVQKSLEAAIQVNPRFAPAYDALAHFYAQRNEKLEQAHMMALHAVALDPSNVYYYLTTAHILMLMNRVQDAIVVAQKSQKIAKSSTELAAVEGVLGNALQYQAALAEREKYMAAQKSALERPPSVSPPPSPGTADLDESSSTPPVLRHTEAVRGPRDIAVGVIETVKCSRNSLDMEFNSQRQELHLYTDNYFQVQFSALNYKPTGELYPCTQIQTMKARVSFYDIKGQPNEGELISVELSK; encoded by the coding sequence ATGACGCGGAGATCAGTCTGGCTGGTTCCGGCTATCGTCCTGTTCTGTCCTGTCTTTGCAACAAACTTGGCGGCGCGAAGCGAGCCTGGAACCTGGGTTGAGGTTCGGAGCCCACACTTCGCGGTGATCACCAACGCAGGCGAGAAGCCCGGGCGCCAGGTAGGTGGCCGATTTGAGCAGATTCGCGCCGTGTTCCAGATGACCTTCCCCACCCTTAAGGTCGACCCCGATGTTCCGATCGTGGTTTTGGCTGTCAAGAGTCATAAGGACTTCCTTGCCTTGGGGCCGGAATCATGGTCACAGAAAGGCGAACTGAAGCGCGCAGGATATTTCCTGAAGTCGCAGGACGTAAACTATGTCCTGCTGAGCCTCGACGCCGAGGATGAAAATCCTTACCACCTCCTTTTCCACGAATATGCGCATCTGCTGCTGCACCAGGGCATTCCGATGATTCCGCTGTGGCTGGACGAAGGCATCGCAGAGTACTACGGGAACACGGAGATCCACTCGAAGGAAATCCTGCTGGGTGTGCCGAGTACCGAACACATACGAATGCTGCGCGAGAATCGCCAGCTGCCTCTTCGCACGCTTTTTGCTGTCGGACCCGACTCGCCCTACTATAACGAACAGAACAAGGGCTCAATGTTTTATGCCGAGTCCTGGGCGCTGGCGCATTATCTGATGACGAAAAGTTTTCAGGAAAAGAAAAGCCTCCTCGACCCTTACCTGGCTGAAATCGGCCGTGGGACTGACTCCGTCACGGCAGCCGCACACGCGTTGGGAAATCCTGATGATCTTGAGCGGGAACTGGCATCCTACATCCAAAAATCGAGCTTTGTTCTTCTCAAAGAGCAGGGCGCAACCCGCGTGGATCCGAATTCCTTTACGGTGCGTGTGATGTCGCAGGCTGAATCCGAGGCCGTGCGAGGCGATCTGCTGGCAAGGAACCGCCGATACGCCGACGCACAGGCGATGCTGCAGGACGCTCTCCGCCAGGATCCGAAGAACGTCGAGTCAATGGTCAGCCTCGGATTACTTGAATTCCAACAGGGGCATCGGACCGAAGCACAGAAATGGTTCGCACGGGCCGTGCCGCTCAACTCAAAGAATGTTCTTGCAAATTATTACTACGCCTGGATGGCGATGAATTCTCATAACCTGGACGAAGCCACCTCCGCCCAGGTGCAGAAAAGTCTCGAGGCAGCCATACAGGTGAATCCGAGATTCGCGCCAGCTTATGACGCGCTGGCCCACTTTTACGCCCAGCGGAACGAAAAACTTGAACAGGCTCACATGATGGCGCTGCATGCGGTGGCGCTTGACCCGTCAAACGTTTATTATTACTTGACGACGGCCCACATCCTGATGCTGATGAATCGGGTTCAAGACGCGATTGTGGTCGCCCAGAAATCCCAGAAGATTGCCAAATCTTCCACCGAGTTGGCTGCGGTTGAGGGGGTTCTCGGCAACGCTTTGCAGTATCAGGCGGCCCTGGCGGAGCGGGAAAAATATATGGCAGCTCAGAAATCTGCTCTCGAACGGCCGCCGTCTGTGTCGCCTCCGCCGTCCCCAGGCACCGCCGATTTGGACGAATCCTCGTCAACTCCGCCTGTGCTCCGCCACACGGAAGCCGTTCGTGGGCCGCGCGACATTGCCGTTGGGGTTATTGAAACTGTCAAGTGCTCCAGGAATTCGCTCGACATGGAATTTAACAGCCAGCGCCAGGAGCTGCACCTCTATACAGACAATTATTTCCAGGTTCAATTCAGCGCGCTCAACTACAAGCCGACAGGTGAACTCTATCCCTGCACGCAGATCCAGACCATGAAAGCCCGCGTTTCCTTCTACGACATCAAGGGCCAGCCGAACGAAGGCGAACTGATTTCCGTGGAATTGAGCAAATGA
- a CDS encoding aldo/keto reductase, whose translation MRRRTFFGSAFAGLAATTCGARPARTNAGGIPQRTFGKTGVSVTVIGQAGGRFPLISFEEAKAITLRACDLGINYFDTSIDYWDGRSEEVYGAVLPPFRKHIFLTTKANRRDRAGAEEELNTSLKRLRTDYIDLWQMHALNEKEEVDRIFGPGGAIEAFEAAKKAGKCRFIGFTGHHDPHVHLAMLEAYEKFDSILMPLNIADAHYLSFQDLTLPVAVERGMGIQGMKNFGNAKLMQDFSARECLSYVLSLPVSCTAIGCTTIGQLEDDVRIAQQFKPLAADEMQDLRQRAQHISGPHLEDWKRDTESRAANPSRGTMHG comes from the coding sequence ATGAGACGACGAACATTTTTCGGAAGCGCATTTGCCGGCCTGGCTGCCACGACCTGTGGAGCGCGGCCTGCCCGGACGAATGCGGGCGGCATTCCGCAGCGCACCTTTGGCAAGACGGGCGTAAGCGTCACCGTGATTGGTCAGGCGGGCGGGCGTTTTCCGCTGATTTCCTTTGAGGAAGCGAAGGCCATCACGCTGCGCGCCTGCGATCTTGGCATCAATTATTTTGACACTTCCATCGACTACTGGGACGGCCGCTCGGAGGAAGTTTACGGAGCGGTGCTTCCGCCTTTCCGCAAGCACATTTTCCTCACCACCAAGGCCAACCGGCGTGACCGCGCCGGCGCCGAAGAGGAATTGAATACTTCCCTCAAGCGGCTGCGCACCGATTACATTGACCTCTGGCAGATGCACGCCTTGAACGAAAAAGAAGAGGTGGACCGGATTTTCGGCCCCGGCGGCGCCATTGAAGCCTTTGAAGCCGCCAAAAAGGCCGGCAAGTGCCGTTTTATCGGCTTCACCGGCCATCACGATCCGCACGTGCACCTGGCCATGCTCGAGGCCTATGAGAAGTTCGATTCCATCCTGATGCCGCTCAACATTGCGGACGCGCACTACCTGAGCTTCCAGGACCTCACGCTGCCCGTCGCGGTTGAACGCGGCATGGGCATCCAGGGCATGAAGAACTTTGGCAACGCCAAGCTCATGCAGGATTTCAGCGCACGGGAATGCCTCAGTTACGTGCTCAGCCTGCCCGTCAGTTGCACGGCCATCGGCTGCACCACCATCGGCCAGCTCGAGGATGACGTCCGCATCGCCCAGCAGTTCAAGCCGCTCGCGGCTGATGAAATGCAGGACCTGCGCCAGCGCGCCCAGCACATCTCCGGGCCTCATCTCGAAGACTGGAAGCGCGACACCGAAAGCCGCGCCGCCAACCCATCGCGCGGCACGATGCACGGGTAA